In a genomic window of Thermogemmata fonticola:
- the lpxK gene encoding tetraacyldisaccharide 4'-kinase, with product MEHWQQRWENAWREIVLRRRTGLQARLGRALLRIASWPYGGTIRLRNWLYDHRWLSIHAAAVPVISVGNLSMGGTGKTPCIEYIARYYRQRDIRVAVLSRGYGGLDSRNDEALLLEESLPDVPHLQNPDRVAAAECAVHELESQLLLLDDGFQHRRLHRDLDIVLLDATQPPERDALFPRGMLREPFTALARAGHLVITRTDQVSPAELDALYRNITRRFPSLPIAQAIHEPESLRWGDKVLPPQSLAERSVVAFCGLGRPDAFRRTLEQLGARLLDFRVYPDHYPYTSADVAELHRWAATTPPDTWIVTTRKDWVKLRLDELGGRPLGTLTITWRLTTGAETFHAALDRISTLILQESTLEAEPGSVSGKEFPASPCETAITDGSLNSTRQGCNPST from the coding sequence ATGGAACACTGGCAGCAGCGTTGGGAAAACGCGTGGAGGGAAATCGTTCTCAGACGCAGGACGGGACTGCAGGCGCGTCTGGGTCGCGCTCTGTTGCGGATCGCCAGTTGGCCGTATGGCGGGACTATCCGGCTGCGGAATTGGCTTTATGATCACCGCTGGCTTTCCATTCACGCGGCTGCAGTGCCTGTCATCAGTGTGGGTAACCTGAGCATGGGCGGTACGGGAAAAACTCCCTGCATCGAATACATTGCCCGCTACTATCGCCAGCGGGACATACGGGTGGCCGTTCTGAGCCGGGGTTATGGCGGCCTGGATTCCCGTAATGATGAAGCTCTACTGTTGGAAGAAAGCCTCCCAGACGTGCCGCATCTCCAGAATCCCGATCGAGTTGCCGCTGCGGAATGTGCTGTCCACGAGCTAGAAAGCCAGCTCCTTCTGCTCGACGACGGTTTTCAACACCGCCGCCTCCATCGCGACTTGGATATCGTGTTGCTCGATGCCACACAACCGCCAGAGAGGGATGCCCTTTTCCCGCGCGGTATGCTGCGCGAGCCGTTCACCGCTTTGGCCCGCGCCGGCCACCTCGTCATCACGCGAACAGATCAGGTTTCTCCCGCAGAACTGGACGCCCTGTACCGAAATATAACTCGGCGTTTCCCCTCCCTTCCCATCGCCCAGGCCATCCATGAACCCGAATCTCTCCGTTGGGGTGACAAAGTATTACCGCCGCAATCCTTGGCCGAACGCTCGGTCGTTGCGTTCTGTGGCTTGGGTCGACCGGATGCTTTCCGCCGCACGCTGGAGCAACTGGGGGCTAGGCTCCTCGACTTTCGCGTCTATCCGGACCACTACCCTTATACCTCGGCGGATGTCGCAGAACTCCACCGTTGGGCTGCTACGACGCCCCCGGACACCTGGATCGTGACCACACGCAAAGATTGGGTCAAACTTCGGCTGGACGAATTGGGCGGGCGGCCCCTGGGAACGCTGACTATCACCTGGCGTCTGACGACGGGTGCCGAAACCTTCCATGCTGCTCTGGATCGTATAAGCACCCTCATTCTCCAAGAGAGTACGCTGGAGGCAGAGCCGGGTAGCGTTTCCGGCAAGGAGTTCCCCGCTTCTCCCTGCGAAACGGCGATCACGGATGGCTCGCTGAATTCCACGAGGCAAGGATGCAACCCTTCGACCTAA
- a CDS encoding serine/threonine protein kinase, whose product MVGNELGACEWFVWDLRRSGLIERSTLDQLVSDYLKAHPRAEAPALAEYLIGQGLLTPFQAERILNGKSQGLVLGPYVLLDAIGSGSMGQVYKAASRNDDRLYAVKVLPRRSMWNVRLARRQVRAFQGFQHPAVVPFLDVGTAGGLHYLVWPLVEGTPLDRLVQERGPLPVNRTALIGVQIAQGLNVCHQNNVFHGLIKPSNIMIGAHNQVHILDFGIGSLLVENEGESLVDTMSTANTLTSGLDCCSPESILEPSNRTPAGDQYSLGCVLYFCLTGRVPFPEGSAVEKMMAHQMKQPTPIRQLAPDVPPEIEAVIMRLMAKKPEERYGTCEEVADALEPFVGDVRQIPDGAPMLTAPPKLSQSSGRMPGLSSRSSGQRPGLSAERSLSTTAPLARTPTPPSQPGLPSSAVGTAGSVPPSVPRTPAPSAERRLGSLPPPSSPPAAPAPASAAPRASAQFSPPLIPRSPLPPPPARSAPLLPSRSAVGLSVSSSAVADVSHNEEAGAPAWAVEEEGTPSNRFGPLGVVATAVLLTILAYLGTIMLLRQ is encoded by the coding sequence ATGGTCGGCAATGAACTGGGTGCCTGTGAATGGTTTGTCTGGGACCTCCGCCGCAGCGGCTTGATTGAACGCAGCACGCTCGATCAACTGGTGAGCGATTATCTAAAAGCTCATCCGCGAGCGGAAGCGCCTGCCTTGGCAGAATACCTCATCGGGCAAGGATTGCTGACGCCCTTCCAAGCGGAACGAATCCTCAACGGCAAGTCGCAGGGTTTGGTTCTGGGGCCATATGTGCTGCTCGACGCCATCGGATCGGGGAGTATGGGGCAAGTTTACAAGGCCGCTTCCCGCAATGATGATCGACTCTATGCCGTCAAGGTTCTGCCGCGGCGGAGCATGTGGAATGTGCGGCTTGCCCGCCGACAGGTGCGTGCCTTCCAAGGTTTCCAGCATCCGGCGGTCGTTCCTTTCCTGGATGTCGGCACCGCAGGCGGATTGCATTATCTCGTCTGGCCGCTCGTCGAGGGAACCCCGCTGGATCGGCTAGTTCAGGAGCGTGGCCCCTTGCCCGTCAATCGTACCGCACTCATCGGCGTACAGATTGCTCAGGGACTGAACGTCTGCCATCAAAACAATGTCTTCCACGGTCTCATCAAGCCCTCCAACATTATGATTGGTGCCCACAATCAAGTGCATATCCTGGACTTCGGCATCGGTTCACTCTTGGTCGAGAACGAAGGGGAAAGCCTGGTGGACACAATGTCCACGGCCAACACCCTGACGAGCGGCCTGGATTGCTGCAGCCCGGAAAGTATTTTGGAACCAAGTAATCGGACGCCGGCGGGGGATCAATACAGTCTGGGCTGTGTGCTGTACTTCTGCCTGACGGGTCGCGTGCCCTTCCCAGAAGGAAGTGCAGTGGAAAAGATGATGGCCCACCAAATGAAACAGCCCACGCCCATCCGGCAATTAGCACCCGATGTGCCGCCGGAGATAGAAGCCGTTATCATGCGCCTCATGGCCAAAAAACCGGAGGAGCGCTATGGCACCTGCGAGGAAGTGGCCGATGCCCTGGAACCGTTTGTCGGGGACGTTCGGCAGATACCGGATGGAGCACCCATGTTGACGGCCCCTCCTAAGCTCTCACAATCCAGCGGACGCATGCCAGGTTTGTCAAGCCGTTCCAGCGGTCAAAGGCCTGGCTTGTCAGCCGAGCGTTCCCTCTCCACGACCGCTCCTCTGGCGCGAACGCCGACTCCGCCGTCTCAGCCCGGTCTGCCTTCCTCCGCTGTGGGCACTGCTGGATCGGTTCCGCCGTCTGTACCTCGGACTCCTGCGCCTTCGGCCGAGCGCCGCTTAGGATCGCTTCCTCCGCCATCCTCACCGCCGGCAGCTCCAGCCCCTGCCTCAGCCGCTCCACGTGCCTCGGCCCAGTTTTCCCCTCCCCTGATCCCCCGCTCTCCCTTGCCTCCGCCTCCGGCCCGGTCCGCACCGCTTTTGCCTAGTCGCTCTGCCGTCGGTTTGTCTGTCTCCTCTTCGGCTGTAGCTGATGTTTCACACAACGAGGAAGCTGGCGCGCCCGCCTGGGCTGTCGAGGAGGAAGGGACACCCTCCAATCGTTTTGGTCCGCTCGGTGTCGTCGCCACCGCAGTGCTCTTGACCATCCTCGCCTATCTGGGAACGATCATGCTCCTACGCCAGTGA
- a CDS encoding tetratricopeptide repeat protein, protein MSIDPYAFCPCGSGKKVKWCCAPFLTQVNRAFELLQEGQHESAHKLFQELLQQHDNRAALWLYYAEFLTHSGQWEQADAALDQALQRDPKLGMAFYMRGQLRQQEGEIQGALMLYHKAAELIAPEAKDQLLNVYAKIADLSHQCRQFLATIYAVDRALQLRPDLPELHRYHEDLFGPNSRLPPTARQRHALRRTRRSIPESFITGRLSDARQGYEQLVQQTPDDPAAWFNLGLIYAWQGESLRAVEALYRSLDAEVDDRLAEQTGTLVEVLLTALGMESVANYLYHFCSMTIRDFQRLLQLFEEKYRLGAIAQMQFHEEEGVLRGFFMEEIPTLAMSEHTPVYRIRARFMIIPPELHLISLDQNQAQSLAQELYEQSQMALEPPRVWTRTPDPRELPLLYGTLVRPGYESDPEVQRRRLQYVADYFEGTWLHQPLKSLEGNSPLDAMGSPRLRKRLFGAVRFMEECYRAVRGLPDQPSEETKAEAEQHYYDFQRLRHKLGLEYTNVATPEPEAEAAQAAVPAAVSSQQASTGEIAGHSTSRATPASVPPRDISAMNIAELAALDRQVMSVDEIEQAMRAALRLEARELAVAFARAGVDKPFDPSKPDRYPLFAAAITGALVQGNYSEALDLIQRGEQYDSEHNRGARAIDYALKRANVYVRMKDVDHAVEAFERLIAQYPQEGKLYTTAAEEMLRLKSADKARYFADRGLRLAHQSQNRDLEEHCRELLAAAEKAR, encoded by the coding sequence ATGAGTATCGACCCTTATGCTTTCTGTCCCTGTGGGAGCGGTAAGAAAGTGAAGTGGTGCTGCGCCCCGTTTCTGACCCAAGTGAACCGTGCTTTTGAGCTGCTTCAGGAAGGACAACATGAGTCCGCCCACAAACTCTTCCAGGAGTTGCTCCAGCAGCATGACAACCGTGCGGCTTTGTGGCTCTACTACGCCGAATTTCTAACTCATAGCGGACAGTGGGAACAGGCAGATGCGGCTCTCGATCAGGCGTTGCAACGTGACCCCAAGTTAGGCATGGCATTTTACATGCGCGGCCAGTTACGCCAGCAAGAAGGGGAGATACAGGGCGCGCTGATGCTCTACCACAAAGCAGCAGAACTAATAGCCCCCGAAGCCAAGGATCAGCTTCTGAATGTCTATGCCAAAATTGCAGACTTAAGTCATCAGTGCCGCCAATTCTTAGCGACCATTTATGCCGTGGATCGAGCTTTGCAACTACGGCCCGATCTGCCAGAGTTGCATCGCTACCATGAAGATCTGTTTGGACCGAACAGCCGACTGCCCCCAACGGCCCGCCAGCGGCACGCACTGCGTCGAACGCGTCGAAGCATCCCGGAAAGTTTTATCACTGGCCGACTCAGCGACGCCCGCCAGGGATATGAGCAACTGGTGCAACAGACCCCTGACGATCCGGCGGCCTGGTTCAATCTCGGCCTCATCTACGCTTGGCAGGGGGAAAGTCTTCGTGCTGTTGAGGCCTTGTACCGCTCTCTAGATGCCGAAGTAGACGACCGCTTGGCCGAACAGACTGGCACTTTGGTCGAAGTTCTGCTTACCGCTTTAGGCATGGAGTCCGTAGCCAATTATCTGTACCACTTTTGCAGCATGACCATCCGCGATTTCCAACGGCTGCTCCAACTCTTCGAAGAAAAGTATCGATTGGGTGCTATCGCTCAGATGCAATTCCATGAAGAGGAGGGGGTGCTCCGTGGTTTCTTCATGGAGGAAATCCCAACCTTAGCCATGAGCGAGCATACCCCCGTGTATCGCATTCGCGCCCGCTTCATGATTATCCCACCGGAGTTGCATCTCATCTCGCTCGATCAGAATCAGGCTCAATCTTTGGCCCAGGAATTGTACGAGCAATCCCAAATGGCCTTGGAACCACCGCGGGTGTGGACCCGAACCCCCGATCCCCGGGAATTGCCGCTTCTCTATGGTACGCTGGTCCGTCCGGGCTACGAGAGTGACCCGGAAGTGCAACGTCGGCGGTTGCAGTACGTAGCAGACTACTTTGAGGGCACTTGGCTTCATCAACCGCTCAAGTCCCTGGAGGGGAACTCACCTCTGGATGCGATGGGCAGTCCTCGACTACGGAAACGGCTCTTTGGCGCTGTGCGCTTCATGGAGGAATGCTATCGTGCCGTCAGGGGTTTGCCGGATCAACCGTCGGAGGAGACGAAGGCAGAAGCGGAGCAACATTACTACGATTTCCAGCGCTTGCGGCACAAACTGGGTCTGGAGTACACCAATGTCGCCACTCCAGAGCCTGAAGCAGAGGCGGCGCAGGCGGCAGTTCCCGCCGCTGTGTCCTCCCAACAAGCTTCGACAGGAGAAATAGCAGGTCATAGCACAAGCCGTGCAACACCAGCTTCAGTCCCGCCGCGAGACATCAGCGCCATGAATATCGCCGAATTGGCCGCTCTAGACCGCCAAGTTATGTCCGTTGATGAGATCGAACAAGCCATGCGTGCTGCCTTGCGATTAGAAGCACGTGAATTGGCGGTCGCTTTTGCACGAGCCGGCGTGGACAAACCCTTCGATCCTAGCAAGCCGGACCGCTATCCCCTCTTCGCCGCGGCCATCACAGGTGCCCTGGTTCAAGGGAATTATTCCGAGGCACTCGATCTCATCCAGCGAGGGGAGCAATACGACAGCGAGCACAACAGGGGGGCGCGGGCCATCGATTACGCACTGAAACGGGCCAACGTGTACGTCCGCATGAAAGACGTAGATCATGCCGTCGAGGCGTTCGAGCGCTTGATTGCCCAATACCCTCAGGAGGGGAAACTTTACACCACAGCGGCGGAGGAGATGCTCCGGTTGAAATCCGCGGATAAGGCGCGATACTTTGCGGACCGGGGCTTGCGTCTCGCCCACCAGAGCCAGAACCGGGACTTGGAAGAGCATTGCCGGGAGTTGTTGGCAGCGGCGGAAAAAGCCCGTTGA
- a CDS encoding acetyl-CoA C-acetyltransferase has translation MEVYLLSAVRTPIGKFLGSLADHSAPQLGALVIAEALRRANVAAADVDEVIMGQVVQAGSGQAPARQAALRAGLAETVPAHTTNMVCGSGLKAVMLAAQSIRAGEAHLIVAGGMESMSQAPFLLPQVRRGYKYGHQQLVDALLHDGLWCPFENWPMGAAAEHVAQLCQISRAEQDRFAVQSHQRAAQAWAKGYFEAEVVPVPISGNRQEPVRQDEGIRPDASLENLARLRPVFRADGSVTAGNASQLSDGAAAVVVASEEYVRVHSSVRPLARIVAQAMSGTPPRELFLAPVAAIRRVCAKAGLALQDIDLIELNEAFAAQMLACGQHLQSDGWDESRVNVHGGAIALGHPIGASGARILTTLLYALQRYRKRYGLAALCLGGGNAVAMIVENLVLSPM, from the coding sequence ATGGAAGTCTATCTGCTTTCTGCGGTGCGGACGCCTATTGGCAAGTTCCTGGGCAGTTTGGCCGACCATAGCGCTCCCCAGCTTGGCGCATTGGTCATTGCCGAGGCCTTGCGCAGAGCCAATGTAGCAGCCGCCGATGTGGACGAGGTCATTATGGGGCAGGTGGTGCAGGCCGGCAGTGGGCAGGCCCCTGCTCGTCAGGCGGCACTTCGTGCTGGCCTTGCCGAGACTGTCCCAGCCCACACGACGAATATGGTATGCGGTTCGGGACTGAAGGCGGTCATGTTGGCGGCCCAAAGCATTCGAGCGGGGGAAGCTCACCTCATTGTCGCTGGCGGCATGGAAAGCATGAGCCAGGCCCCCTTTCTACTGCCTCAAGTTCGACGGGGATACAAGTACGGCCATCAGCAACTTGTCGATGCCCTGCTTCATGATGGCCTGTGGTGCCCGTTTGAAAACTGGCCGATGGGCGCCGCCGCCGAGCACGTCGCTCAACTCTGCCAGATCAGTCGTGCTGAACAGGACCGCTTCGCCGTGCAGAGCCATCAGCGTGCGGCCCAGGCTTGGGCCAAGGGTTACTTTGAAGCAGAAGTGGTGCCGGTGCCTATTAGTGGGAATCGCCAGGAACCCGTGCGACAGGACGAAGGCATCCGTCCGGATGCATCGTTGGAGAATCTGGCCCGCTTGCGGCCGGTTTTCCGCGCCGATGGCAGTGTCACCGCGGGGAATGCTTCGCAATTGTCCGATGGGGCGGCTGCTGTGGTGGTAGCTTCAGAAGAGTATGTCCGCGTTCACTCTTCCGTCCGACCGCTGGCCCGGATCGTCGCTCAAGCCATGAGCGGCACACCGCCGCGCGAATTGTTTCTGGCTCCTGTGGCAGCTATCCGTCGTGTCTGTGCCAAAGCAGGGTTAGCCTTACAGGACATCGATTTGATTGAACTCAATGAGGCCTTTGCCGCTCAGATGCTTGCCTGCGGGCAGCACCTGCAATCCGACGGTTGGGATGAAAGCCGGGTGAATGTTCACGGCGGAGCCATTGCTTTGGGCCACCCGATCGGCGCCAGCGGGGCGCGCATCCTGACGACCCTGCTATATGCCCTCCAGCGATATCGCAAACGTTATGGTTTGGCCGCGCTGTGCCTAGGCGGAGGCAATGCGGTGGCTATGATCGTGGAGAATCTGGTCCTTTCTCCGATGTAA
- a CDS encoding selenium-binding family protein — MNPQQSHPRTWRYGFLVRSYDRRSFLHASVALGGTVLLGNSRSGAESQPPTPGFASPQQAIQAPREKVLFVACTYANTGIDQPDYLAVVDVDPSSRNYGQVVHRLSMPQRGDELHHYGWNICSSCHGKPGDRRYLIVPGFRSSRIHVIDAKDPYQLRLHKVIEPEEVAKAANLSAPHTVHCLPSGEIMISMLGDAQGNGPGGFLLLDDQFRIKGRWEKEAAGMQFNYDFWYQPRQNVMVSTEWAAPKTFAPGPRLEDVAAGKYGRRIHFWDWKQRRLIQSVDLGEGSIPLEVRFAHEPDKDYGYVGAALSSVVWHFARGAKGTWQARPVIRLDPVKKADFPGGQVPALISDILISMDDKYLYVSTWLHGRVLQYDIREPAQPKLVGTVTLGGLIEPPRRLRGKELTGGPQMLQLSLDGRRLYVTNSLYSTWDNAFYPQMAKQGSWLVQIDCDTERGGMRLNENFLVDFGKEPAGPVRAHEIRYPGGDCSSDIFS; from the coding sequence ATGAATCCCCAGCAGAGTCATCCTCGAACGTGGCGTTATGGTTTCCTCGTGCGGTCGTATGATCGGCGGTCGTTCTTGCATGCTAGTGTGGCGCTGGGTGGAACTGTGCTACTGGGCAATAGCAGGAGCGGAGCCGAGTCCCAGCCTCCTACACCGGGTTTTGCCTCGCCCCAGCAAGCTATCCAAGCACCGCGGGAGAAAGTCCTCTTTGTGGCCTGTACCTATGCCAATACCGGCATAGACCAGCCGGATTATCTTGCTGTGGTCGATGTCGACCCATCGTCTCGCAATTACGGCCAAGTGGTTCACCGTCTCTCCATGCCTCAACGAGGAGATGAATTGCACCATTATGGCTGGAATATCTGCTCCTCTTGCCACGGTAAACCCGGCGATCGGCGATACCTGATTGTTCCAGGGTTCCGCTCCAGTCGCATCCACGTCATTGATGCCAAGGATCCTTACCAACTCCGGCTGCACAAAGTCATCGAACCGGAGGAGGTTGCAAAGGCGGCCAATCTGTCCGCACCTCACACAGTGCATTGCCTGCCCAGCGGCGAAATCATGATCTCCATGCTGGGGGACGCTCAGGGGAATGGCCCCGGAGGTTTTCTCCTGTTGGATGATCAATTCCGCATCAAAGGCCGTTGGGAGAAAGAAGCAGCGGGGATGCAGTTCAACTACGATTTCTGGTATCAACCGCGGCAGAATGTCATGGTTTCGACTGAATGGGCGGCGCCGAAAACCTTCGCACCGGGACCGCGTTTGGAAGATGTCGCAGCCGGAAAATACGGTCGCCGCATCCACTTCTGGGATTGGAAACAACGCCGCCTGATCCAGTCGGTAGACTTAGGGGAAGGCTCCATACCCCTGGAAGTCCGTTTCGCTCACGAGCCGGACAAGGACTACGGTTATGTGGGGGCGGCTTTGAGCAGCGTGGTCTGGCATTTTGCTCGTGGTGCGAAGGGTACCTGGCAAGCCCGTCCTGTGATCCGCCTTGATCCCGTGAAAAAAGCGGATTTTCCAGGCGGCCAAGTACCAGCCTTGATTAGCGACATCCTCATATCGATGGACGATAAATACCTCTACGTTTCCACTTGGCTGCACGGTCGGGTCCTGCAATATGACATCCGCGAACCGGCCCAGCCGAAACTGGTGGGGACCGTCACACTCGGCGGTTTGATTGAGCCGCCTCGGCGCCTGCGCGGCAAGGAATTGACCGGCGGACCCCAAATGTTACAGCTCAGCCTGGATGGACGGCGGCTCTACGTCACCAACTCGCTCTATAGCACCTGGGACAATGCCTTCTACCCCCAAATGGCGAAGCAAGGGTCCTGGTTGGTCCAAATCGATTGCGATACGGAACGAGGAGGTATGCGATTGAATGAGAACTTTCTCGTTGATTTTGGCAAGGAACCGGCCGGACCGGTCCGCGCCCATGAAATTCGCTATCCGGGGGGCGATTGCAGCAGCGACATTTTCTCGTGA
- a CDS encoding 1-deoxy-D-xylulose-5-phosphate reductoisomerase yields MPTSAAEAARCRHLVVLGSTGSIGRSTLEVVRHFPDRLRVVGLAAHRNWPLLAEQCREFRPTWAVLADASVLPQVDRQAFPPTTELRVGPDALVELACAPGVDMVVASIVGSAGLHSAWAALEAGKTLALANKETLVVAGPLILELARNRGARLLPVDSEHSALFHLLEGRDRRDVARLILTASGGPFRGKRASELRAVTPEQALQHPTWQMGPKITIDSATLMNKALEVIEARWLFDIPADRLEVLIHPESMVHALVEWADGSVLAHLSPPDMRLPIQAALLYPERPPGPARRVNWQKLGPLHFEPPDVETFPALTLGYEAAQRGGTCGAVLNAANEAAVERFLAGDLAFLDIPRCCRAVLEVHPYEPRPSLDRLLALDRWARQEVSRWTHAHLHPIP; encoded by the coding sequence ATGCCAACATCCGCAGCGGAAGCTGCCCGGTGCCGCCATCTGGTCGTGCTGGGTTCGACGGGTTCCATAGGCCGCAGCACGCTGGAGGTAGTCCGCCATTTTCCCGACCGGTTACGTGTGGTGGGTCTAGCGGCCCACCGTAACTGGCCGTTGTTGGCGGAACAATGCCGGGAATTCCGCCCAACTTGGGCAGTCCTGGCGGACGCTTCCGTGTTGCCGCAGGTAGACCGGCAGGCTTTCCCCCCGACTACCGAACTGCGGGTCGGCCCTGATGCTCTCGTGGAGCTGGCCTGTGCCCCTGGCGTTGACATGGTTGTGGCGTCTATTGTGGGATCTGCGGGATTGCACAGCGCCTGGGCCGCTCTGGAAGCCGGGAAAACGCTGGCTCTGGCAAACAAGGAAACCCTCGTGGTCGCCGGCCCATTGATCTTGGAACTCGCACGGAACCGAGGTGCGCGATTGCTGCCAGTGGATAGCGAACATTCCGCCTTATTCCACCTGCTGGAGGGCCGGGATCGCCGCGATGTGGCGCGTCTGATTCTGACGGCCAGCGGCGGCCCCTTTCGCGGCAAGCGGGCCTCGGAGTTGCGCGCCGTGACCCCGGAACAGGCCCTCCAACATCCCACGTGGCAAATGGGACCGAAGATCACCATCGACTCCGCGACCCTCATGAACAAGGCCCTGGAGGTTATCGAAGCCCGCTGGTTGTTCGACATTCCAGCGGATCGTCTTGAGGTGTTGATTCATCCGGAGTCCATGGTACATGCTCTGGTAGAATGGGCAGATGGATCGGTCCTGGCGCACCTGTCGCCCCCGGATATGCGCTTGCCCATTCAGGCGGCTTTGCTGTATCCAGAACGTCCCCCAGGACCGGCCCGCCGGGTCAACTGGCAGAAGTTGGGACCATTGCACTTTGAGCCACCGGACGTGGAAACTTTCCCCGCCTTGACGTTAGGTTACGAGGCCGCGCAGCGGGGAGGGACATGCGGAGCCGTCCTCAATGCGGCCAATGAAGCCGCTGTGGAACGTTTCCTGGCTGGTGATCTGGCGTTTCTGGACATCCCGCGCTGCTGCCGTGCGGTGCTGGAAGTCCACCCGTATGAACCGCGCCCCTCGCTGGATCGGCTCTTGGCCCTCGATCGCTGGGCGCGGCAGGAGGTTAGCCGTTGGACACACGCTCACCTGCACCCGATCCCTTGA